A window of Dehalococcoidia bacterium genomic DNA:
AATGAAGCCAAAGCTTGATTTCAGTTTTTCAAGTTCTGTCATCAGGTAGGCCCCGACGTCTTTGGCGTTTTGAAGCACGCCGTTTTCCAGGATGAACTTTAATACGTCATATCCGACGGCGCAGGCCAGAGGGTTTCCTCCGAACGTCGAACCATGCTCACCTGGAATGAAAACCGATGCGTGTTCTTTGGCCAGTATGGCTCCGATGGGGAAGCCTCCCCCCAATCCCTTGGCGATGGTCATGATGTCCGGCTCAATGCCCAGTTGCTCATAGGCAAAGAGCGTTCCGGTGCGTCCCATCCCTGTCTGTATCTCATCCAGCATCAGCAGCAGCCCATTTTCGTCGCACCATTTTCTCACTGCGGCAAAATAGCCCTTAGCCGGGATATTGATTCCGCTTTCTCCCTGTATCGGCTCCAGCATTACGGCGCAGGTGAGATCGGTGGTGGCCGCTTTTATGGCTTCGACGTTATCGTATTCGACGTTGACGAAGCCGGTGGGCAGAGGCACAAACGGATCCTGGAATTTGTGCTGCCCGGTGGCTGCGATGGTAGCCAGGGTGCGTCCGTGGAACGATCCGGTCACCGTGATAATCTCGTATGCGTGGTTGCGATGCATGTGTCCATACTTGCGGGCGATCTTAATAGCGCCCTCGTTGGCCTCGGCCCCGCTGTTGCTGAAGAAAATCTTATCCAGGCAGCTGTTCTGCACCAGAAGCTCGGCCAACCGAAGCTGGGGTATGGTGTAGACCAGATTAGAAGTCTGGATCAGCGTGCGGGCCTGCCGATTGAGGGCACCGATCATGACGGGATGGCAGTGTCCCAGACAGTTCACCGCCAATCCGCCGATGAAATCGAGGTATTCTTTGCCCGCATCGTCCCATACCCGGTTCCCTTCGCCGCGGACCAGCACCAGGGGCAGGCGCTTAAAAGTTGACATAAAGTATTTCTTTTCTATTTCTGGCCAGTTTGACATGTTTTTACCCTTTGAATGTCCTCTCGCTCAAATGCACAACGTAAGTATAATAAAACTCATAGTCCAAAGCAAATGCGCTCTGGTTAACGCTAGGGGTAGCGTTAACAGTTGGGGCGAGTCTGTTGTATGCGAAGATGACTTCACCTGTGTGGGTTGACGGTCATAATTTGCGATATCAGGTGATATAATACATTCGACGGATCAACAATTAGTAGAAGTCAATTAGAGAAAGCGCTTTGCTACAAAGCCACGGCGATTCATGATCCCAAAAGATGACAGGACCAAGGAACGAAAAAGGAGAAGAAAATGAATCAACAGGCAGAATGTTGTCCACGATTTCATCCGGATCCTTGGGACGGGAAAGAACTGAATTGGGAGAATAAACAATAGTGGGTATGCACTTTACTCAACCATATACCATATGTTGTGGATGGCCTCCTACGATCATTTGACGCGGCACGGGGGCACAAGCTATTGCCTGCTCCATCAGGCGGTAGAAGAGTAAACCTCGTG
This region includes:
- a CDS encoding aspartate aminotransferase family protein, whose product is MSNWPEIEKKYFMSTFKRLPLVLVRGEGNRVWDDAGKEYLDFIGGLAVNCLGHCHPVMIGALNRQARTLIQTSNLVYTIPQLRLAELLVQNSCLDKIFFSNSGAEANEGAIKIARKYGHMHRNHAYEIITVTGSFHGRTLATIAATGQHKFQDPFVPLPTGFVNVEYDNVEAIKAATTDLTCAVMLEPIQGESGINIPAKGYFAAVRKWCDENGLLLMLDEIQTGMGRTGTLFAYEQLGIEPDIMTIAKGLGGGFPIGAILAKEHASVFIPGEHGSTFGGNPLACAVGYDVLKFILENGVLQNAKDVGAYLMTELEKLKSSFGFITEVRGRGLLYALQFNSDIAGRVVQSCIDAGLLVNAVKPNAIRFMPSLITQRGEVDEAIGILKGVLKSV